A single window of Chitinophagales bacterium DNA harbors:
- a CDS encoding CotH kinase family protein → MQRFLTTFFLLQLFFLPLSIAAQEDCTELAPIQAYHPLFDDSTIPRIDIGIEPIDLQTILEFPQSDDEFSATFTYTNKMEETVIENIGFRLRGNTSRNAAKKSFKVSFNTFESGRKFHGLEKMNLNGEHNDPSIIRSKLCWDILGQMDVIASRANHVALYINGDYYGLYINVEHIDEEFLKDRYTGNDGGNLYRCLYPADLNFEGNSPENYKEEQNGRRKYDLKTNTITDDYTDFVNFITVLNETPTADFKVAISEVMDVDVFLRTLAADVFMGNWDGYSFNINNFYLYHNPSTDKFEYIAYDLDNTFGIDWFNIDWATRNIYNWTSESHNNVLTNRILEVPEFKNRYTYYLQQLVNGYAHPNHFFPIIDCLHDQITPFAEADNYRTFDYGYTIQDFHDSYEQALSGHVKYGIKDYITTRRNSILNQLQIKNIPPIIRRIHHTPKIPLTNSPINFSATIEDDNDDSPYVVLNYKIADGEWTHVTMLDDGSQNDKSSNDGIYGYVLQSFNIPPHTLIHYYITASDNLVANNREPLAGDFTLQLGGERANLRINEFMVSNSQTIADEFEEYDDWIELYNAGNTPIYLGDKFLTDNLSNPDKWQLPDMTLSPQDFVLIWADNQPEQGTFHASFKLNKEDESIGLFDSEANGFTAIDMLSYQNLERDVAYGLTIDGEGDFTILSIPSPNASNILVNIDEQNVFHQFIEIKSVYPNPFEETFTVSFYLKQNAKVGVTLLNLVGQKEEVSPLQYFSAGHIELQYRLNKHLAKSLYLIQLQIKTENTAMIYLPLQRIVKSD, encoded by the coding sequence ATGCAGCGATTTTTAACTACTTTCTTTTTACTTCAATTATTTTTTTTGCCATTATCCATTGCAGCTCAAGAAGACTGCACCGAACTTGCACCCATACAAGCCTATCACCCACTTTTTGACGATTCTACCATTCCAAGAATTGATATTGGTATTGAGCCTATTGATTTGCAAACGATACTGGAGTTTCCACAAAGCGATGATGAGTTCTCCGCTACTTTCACTTACACCAATAAAATGGAAGAAACAGTAATCGAAAATATTGGTTTTCGATTGCGAGGCAATACTTCTCGAAATGCAGCTAAAAAATCCTTCAAAGTATCCTTCAATACTTTTGAATCGGGGCGAAAATTTCACGGTTTGGAGAAAATGAACCTCAATGGAGAACACAATGACCCCTCGATTATCCGCTCCAAATTGTGTTGGGATATTTTGGGGCAGATGGATGTCATAGCATCAAGGGCAAATCACGTGGCGTTGTACATCAATGGGGATTATTATGGACTATATATCAACGTAGAACACATTGACGAAGAATTTTTGAAGGATAGATATACAGGCAACGATGGAGGCAATTTGTATAGATGCCTTTACCCTGCCGATTTGAATTTTGAAGGCAATTCTCCAGAAAACTACAAGGAAGAACAAAATGGGCGGCGAAAATACGATTTGAAGACCAATACAATTACTGATGATTACACTGATTTTGTGAATTTTATCACCGTTTTGAACGAAACTCCAACGGCTGACTTTAAGGTGGCAATTAGTGAAGTCATGGATGTAGATGTATTTTTGCGAACCTTGGCGGCAGATGTATTTATGGGCAATTGGGATGGTTATTCCTTCAATATCAATAACTTTTACCTTTACCACAATCCTTCAACCGACAAATTTGAATACATCGCCTATGATCTCGACAATACCTTTGGCATTGATTGGTTCAACATCGACTGGGCAACACGCAATATTTACAACTGGACTTCGGAATCACACAACAATGTATTGACAAACCGTATTTTGGAAGTGCCTGAGTTTAAGAATCGCTACACCTATTATTTGCAGCAATTGGTGAATGGTTACGCACATCCCAATCATTTTTTTCCGATCATTGATTGTTTACACGACCAAATCACTCCTTTTGCAGAAGCAGACAATTACCGAACGTTTGATTATGGTTACACGATTCAAGACTTTCACGATTCTTACGAACAGGCTTTGTCGGGTCATGTCAAATATGGCATCAAAGATTACATCACAACTCGCCGCAACAGCATCCTAAATCAATTGCAAATCAAAAATATTCCTCCAATCATTCGTAGGATACATCACACACCCAAAATACCGCTAACCAATTCGCCTATAAACTTTTCGGCAACGATTGAAGACGATAATGACGATAGCCCCTATGTAGTTTTGAACTATAAAATAGCAGATGGAGAATGGACACATGTAACTATGCTCGATGATGGCAGTCAAAATGACAAATCTTCCAATGATGGCATTTATGGTTATGTACTTCAATCCTTCAATATTCCTCCTCATACATTGATTCACTATTACATTACGGCTTCGGATAACTTGGTTGCCAACAATCGAGAGCCACTCGCAGGTGATTTCACCTTGCAGTTAGGTGGCGAACGTGCCAATTTGCGAATCAATGAATTTATGGTCAGCAACAGTCAAACCATTGCAGATGAATTTGAAGAATACGATGATTGGATAGAACTCTACAACGCAGGAAACACGCCTATTTATTTGGGAGATAAATTTTTGACAGATAATTTGAGCAATCCCGATAAGTGGCAACTGCCTGATATGACGCTATCTCCACAAGATTTCGTATTAATATGGGCAGATAATCAACCCGAACAGGGAACTTTTCACGCCTCTTTTAAGTTAAATAAAGAGGACGAGTCCATTGGTCTATTTGATTCAGAGGCAAATGGATTTACGGCAATAGATATGCTTTCTTATCAAAACTTAGAAAGAGATGTGGCGTATGGCTTGACAATAGATGGCGAAGGAGATTTCACCATATTGTCTATTCCTTCTCCAAATGCTTCAAATATATTGGTGAATATTGACGAACAAAATGTCTTTCACCAATTTATTGAAATAAAATCGGTCTATCCCAATCCTTTTGAAGAAACATTTACCGTTTCATTTTATTTAAAACAAAATGCAAAAGTAGGCGTGACTTTATTGAATTTGGTAGGTCAAAAAGAAGAAGTTTCACCACTTCAATATTTCAGCGCAGGACATATTGAGCTTCAATATAGGCTCAACAAACACCTTGCAAAAAGTTTGTATCTAATACAGCTACAAATAAAAACTGAAAATACTGCAATGATTTATTTACCTTTGCAGCGTATAGTAAAATCGGACTAA
- a CDS encoding RNA-binding protein translates to MNIFVAKLNFDTTEEDLRDLFEEFGAVDSVKIVMNRDTGKSKGFGFVEMPNDEEAGAAIEELNECEFDHRTIVVKKAEPRENRDSRGGGFNRGGGGRNNNRGGGGGSRGGWGDRSGGGDRNSGGGENRRRY, encoded by the coding sequence ATGAACATTTTTGTAGCAAAGTTGAACTTTGACACTACCGAAGAAGATTTACGCGATCTTTTTGAAGAATTTGGCGCAGTTGATTCTGTGAAAATTGTAATGAATCGCGACACAGGCAAATCTAAAGGATTTGGATTTGTTGAAATGCCTAACGACGAAGAAGCAGGTGCAGCTATTGAAGAATTGAACGAATGTGAATTTGATCACCGTACTATCGTGGTTAAAAAAGCAGAACCAAGAGAAAACAGAGACAGCAGAGGCGGCGGATTTAACCGTGGCGGCGGCGGAAGAAACAACAACCGTGGCGGCGGTGGCGGAAGCCGAGGCGGCTGGGGTGACAGAAGCGGTGGCGGCGATAGAAATAGCGGCGGCGGCGAAAACAGAAGAAGATACTAA
- a CDS encoding O-acetylhomoserine aminocarboxypropyltransferase/cysteine synthase produces the protein MSENYRFETLQLHAGQTPDPTTGARAVPIYQTTSFNFKDTDHAAKLFGLQEFGNIYTRIMNPTTDVFEQRMAALEGGVAALATSSGQSAQFLALTNILEAGDNFVSTSFLYGGTYNQFKVSFKRLGIEARFAEGDNADSMESLIDDKTKAIYLEAIGNPEGNIPDWDKIAAVAKKHDIPLIVDNTFGAGGYLFNPLKHGANIVVHSATKWIGGHGTSIGGVIIDGGNYNWGNGKYPQFTEPSEGYHGMVFWDIFGANGPFGNIAFIIRARVEGLRDYGNAMSPFNAFLFLQGLETLSLRMERHVSNAMTLAKWLEGHELVTKVTYTGLESSPYHHLAKKYLQNGFGAVLNFEVKGDIEGAKAFINNLKLVSHLANVGDAKTLAIHPASTTHEQMSPEAQLASGVAPGQVRIAVGTEHIDDIIEDFEGAFAAVESILLVEA, from the coding sequence ATGAGCGAGAATTATCGTTTTGAAACACTTCAGCTTCATGCAGGGCAAACGCCTGACCCCACTACTGGTGCAAGAGCAGTACCGATTTACCAAACAACCTCCTTCAATTTCAAAGACACCGATCATGCTGCAAAGTTATTTGGCTTGCAGGAATTCGGAAATATTTACACCCGTATTATGAACCCAACAACGGATGTATTTGAGCAGCGCATGGCAGCTTTAGAAGGAGGTGTTGCAGCTTTGGCAACTTCTTCGGGGCAGTCTGCACAGTTCTTGGCATTGACCAATATCTTAGAAGCAGGTGACAATTTTGTGTCGACTTCCTTTTTGTATGGTGGTACGTACAATCAATTCAAAGTATCTTTCAAGCGTTTGGGTATTGAAGCACGATTTGCAGAAGGCGACAACGCCGATAGCATGGAGTCCTTAATTGATGACAAAACCAAAGCCATTTACCTAGAGGCAATCGGCAACCCAGAAGGCAATATTCCAGATTGGGACAAGATTGCAGCAGTTGCCAAAAAACATGACATTCCTTTGATTGTCGACAATACTTTTGGTGCAGGCGGATACCTCTTCAATCCATTGAAACATGGTGCCAATATCGTGGTTCATTCGGCTACCAAATGGATTGGCGGACATGGCACGAGCATTGGCGGAGTCATCATCGACGGCGGGAATTATAATTGGGGAAATGGAAAATACCCACAATTTACCGAACCATCAGAAGGCTATCATGGTATGGTATTTTGGGATATTTTTGGCGCAAATGGCCCTTTTGGCAACATTGCTTTCATTATTCGAGCAAGGGTAGAAGGTTTGCGTGATTATGGAAATGCAATGAGTCCTTTCAATGCATTTTTGTTTTTGCAGGGTCTGGAAACATTGTCGCTACGAATGGAAAGACACGTATCAAATGCCATGACTTTGGCAAAATGGTTGGAAGGCCATGAATTGGTGACAAAGGTGACTTATACGGGTTTGGAGAGCAGTCCATACCACCATTTAGCAAAAAAATACCTTCAAAATGGTTTCGGCGCAGTCTTGAATTTTGAAGTAAAAGGGGATATTGAAGGAGCAAAAGCATTTATCAACAACCTCAAATTGGTGAGTCACTTGGCCAATGTCGGGGATGCTAAAACTTTGGCGATTCACCCCGCTTCTACGACACACGAACAAATGTCACCTGAAGCACAATTGGCTTCAGGTGTTGCTCCTGGTCAAGTCCGCATTGCAGTAGGCACAGAACACATTGACGATATTATTGAAGACTTTGAAGGAGCTTTTGCAGCGGTAGAATCAATTTTGCTTGTAGAGGCTTAG
- the metX gene encoding homoserine O-acetyltransferase translates to MSLKTFRYSYEFPLESGKSLPELQIGYHTYGRMNEDGSNVVWICHALTANSEVEDWWYGLFGEGKVLDPNKYFIVCANMLGSCYGSTGPTSINPQTDEPYFRDFPMITVRDMVNAHILLRKHLGIEKIYFGGGGSMGCQQLLEWAIIEPNLFESIFLVAGNHRHSPWGIAFNESQRLAIEADSTFGEPHLDAGAKGLKAARSIGILSYRHYDAFLQSQQDEDNKIDDFKASSYQIYQGDKLVKRFDAYSYWSLSKTMDSHNIARNRGPAEEVLQKVKARTLVVSISSDWLFPPSEQRFLHQHIPNSDYYEIESFYGHDGFLVEFEKINTIVIGFLKSVIVEQ, encoded by the coding sequence ATGTCTTTAAAAACCTTTCGCTATTCTTACGAGTTCCCCTTAGAATCTGGTAAATCCTTACCCGAACTCCAAATTGGTTATCATACGTATGGGAGGATGAATGAAGATGGCAGCAATGTTGTATGGATTTGTCATGCACTAACTGCCAATTCCGAAGTGGAAGATTGGTGGTATGGTTTGTTTGGTGAAGGAAAAGTTTTGGATCCCAATAAATATTTTATTGTATGTGCCAATATGCTTGGGTCGTGTTATGGCAGCACTGGTCCGACAAGTATTAATCCGCAAACTGACGAGCCTTATTTCCGTGATTTTCCTATGATTACGGTGCGAGATATGGTCAATGCACATATTTTGTTGCGAAAACATCTGGGCATCGAAAAAATCTACTTTGGAGGCGGCGGTTCGATGGGGTGTCAGCAGTTGTTGGAATGGGCGATTATAGAACCGAATTTATTTGAAAGTATTTTTTTGGTAGCAGGTAATCACCGTCACTCACCGTGGGGTATTGCCTTCAATGAGAGTCAACGATTGGCCATTGAAGCTGACAGCACTTTTGGTGAGCCTCACCTCGATGCGGGTGCAAAGGGATTGAAGGCAGCCCGAAGTATTGGCATTTTATCTTACCGGCATTACGATGCTTTTTTGCAAAGCCAACAGGATGAAGACAATAAAATAGATGATTTCAAAGCATCTAGTTACCAGATTTATCAAGGCGATAAATTGGTCAAACGTTTTGACGCTTACTCTTATTGGTCACTTTCTAAAACAATGGATAGTCACAACATTGCTCGGAATAGAGGGCCTGCTGAAGAAGTCCTTCAAAAAGTGAAAGCCCGTACTTTAGTGGTAAGTATCAGTTCGGATTGGTTGTTTCCACCTTCCGAACAGCGTTTTTTGCATCAACACATTCCGAACAGTGACTATTATGAGATTGAATCTTTTTATGGTCACGATGGTTTTTTGGTCGAGTTTGAGAAAATCAATACGATTGTTATCGGTTTTTTAAAGAGCGTGATAGTTGAGCAATAG
- a CDS encoding MMPL family transporter: MTKHRLLSFSLFALTILALFGISKLRIFHDLDGFFPEEDADLDFYNEHRAYFPADDNFVYIALVNESGIFDSVFLQKSNAFTKACDSIPHIEGVTSLTTLQSIIKTPFGTVPVSVLHFNEPEKYAVDSTHILQDERVVGRYISEDATVFSIVIVHKEHTNADEIEAISGATNAIVERFEGEFDDIRVAGRAVTLSAIVGKIGQEFVFYAFVATILAVLVMSLLLRRFWGVVIACVSVAIGLVWFMGFLGLTGKTLDIMSTLFPTLAVMVGLSDVIHILTKYMDEIHKGLRQKDALKIAIKEIGWATLLTSLTTAVGFLSLYTANISALKIFGLYAAAGVILTYIAVLGVMVVLLPLIPPEKLVNQQTGDFWYRSMDWIFRTVKTRRKLIAGISIGVFAVCLVGISKISTNAFLLDDLPRSNTIRKDFLFFEEKLSGARPFEMAVIPQKDYKINDLKVLQQIDTLVSYLQNLNEIGVLTSPAMIYKSLHQSNNGNNLQYYRLPPDELTLQKYELQLKQLDRKNATASVMTKDRKYARINGNMLDLGSEPIAELNQQIKEWITENTDAGVVQFRLTGSGVVLDKNHQYLRQSLFTGLGVAFLVVSLLMALLFRDLQMSLIALIPNIFPLLITGAVMGYFGISLKASTSIIFTLAFGIAVDDTIHFLSKLKLQFQKGLDLDTAIRNTFLETGKALCITTFILFCGFGSLAFSDFAATFYIGLLLSITLLSALVADLFLLPVVIYWWKKRSTKTK, from the coding sequence ATGACCAAACACCGCCTACTGTCTTTCAGTCTATTTGCCCTCACCATCCTTGCTTTGTTCGGTATTTCCAAACTGCGAATATTCCACGATTTAGATGGATTTTTCCCTGAAGAAGATGCTGATTTGGATTTTTACAACGAACATAGAGCCTATTTTCCTGCCGACGACAACTTTGTGTATATCGCCCTTGTCAATGAATCGGGAATTTTTGATTCTGTATTTCTGCAAAAATCCAATGCGTTTACCAAGGCCTGTGATTCAATTCCTCACATTGAAGGAGTTACCTCGCTTACTACTCTTCAAAGCATCATCAAAACGCCTTTTGGAACAGTGCCTGTATCGGTTTTGCACTTCAATGAACCCGAAAAATATGCGGTTGATAGCACACATATTTTGCAGGACGAACGTGTGGTAGGGCGGTATATATCAGAGGATGCAACTGTTTTTTCGATTGTAATTGTCCATAAGGAACATACAAATGCGGATGAAATTGAAGCAATTAGCGGGGCAACGAATGCTATTGTAGAGCGGTTTGAAGGTGAGTTTGACGACATTCGGGTAGCAGGGCGAGCAGTCACACTTTCTGCAATTGTGGGAAAGATTGGCCAAGAGTTTGTTTTTTATGCCTTTGTTGCCACTATCTTGGCTGTTTTGGTTATGTCGCTTTTGTTGCGGCGATTCTGGGGTGTTGTGATCGCTTGTGTGAGTGTAGCAATTGGATTGGTCTGGTTTATGGGTTTTTTGGGTTTGACAGGCAAGACTTTAGATATTATGAGTACACTGTTTCCGACTTTGGCGGTAATGGTGGGTTTGTCGGATGTAATCCACATTTTGACAAAGTATATGGACGAAATCCATAAAGGATTGAGGCAAAAAGATGCGCTTAAAATTGCCATTAAAGAAATCGGCTGGGCTACTTTATTGACTTCACTTACGACTGCGGTGGGATTTTTGTCGCTTTATACGGCCAATATCAGTGCCTTGAAAATCTTTGGTTTGTATGCGGCTGCGGGGGTAATACTGACCTATATTGCAGTGTTGGGGGTGATGGTAGTTTTGCTACCTTTGATCCCTCCCGAAAAATTGGTGAATCAACAAACGGGGGATTTTTGGTATCGGAGTATGGACTGGATTTTTCGCACGGTGAAGACTCGTAGGAAGTTGATTGCAGGGATTAGCATAGGGGTGTTTGCAGTGTGTTTGGTGGGTATTTCCAAGATTTCGACCAATGCGTTTTTGTTGGACGATTTGCCGAGAAGCAACACGATTCGAAAAGATTTTTTGTTTTTTGAAGAAAAGCTATCAGGGGCAAGACCTTTTGAAATGGCGGTGATACCGCAAAAAGATTACAAAATCAATGATTTGAAGGTTTTGCAGCAAATAGATACGTTGGTTTCCTATCTTCAAAATTTGAATGAAATTGGCGTATTGACCTCCCCTGCAATGATTTACAAAAGCCTTCATCAGTCCAACAATGGCAACAACCTGCAATACTACCGACTGCCTCCCGATGAACTTACGCTGCAGAAATACGAGCTTCAATTGAAGCAACTTGACCGCAAAAATGCAACTGCATCGGTGATGACCAAAGACCGCAAATATGCACGCATTAACGGGAATATGCTGGATTTGGGTTCTGAACCGATTGCAGAATTGAATCAACAAATCAAAGAGTGGATTACCGAAAATACGGATGCGGGTGTAGTGCAGTTTCGCTTGACGGGTAGCGGAGTGGTGTTAGACAAGAATCATCAATATTTGCGGCAGAGTTTGTTTACGGGTTTGGGAGTGGCATTTTTGGTAGTGAGTTTGTTGATGGCTTTGCTGTTTCGTGATTTACAAATGTCCTTGATTGCGCTGATTCCCAATATTTTCCCTTTGTTGATTACAGGGGCTGTAATGGGATATTTTGGGATAAGTTTGAAAGCTTCTACGTCTATTATTTTCACCCTTGCCTTTGGCATTGCAGTGGATGATACGATTCATTTTTTGAGTAAATTGAAACTGCAATTTCAGAAAGGACTAGATTTGGATACGGCAATTCGCAATACTTTTTTGGAAACAGGTAAGGCTTTGTGTATTACCACGTTTATTCTGTTTTGTGGTTTTGGATCTTTGGCGTTTTCCGATTTTGCAGCCACGTTTTACATTGGTTTATTGCTGAGTATTACGCTGTTGAGCGCCTTGGTTGCAGATTTATTTTTGTTGCCTGTTGTGATCTATTGGTGGAAGAAGAGGAGTACGAAGACAAAGTGA
- a CDS encoding T9SS type A sorting domain-containing protein, whose translation MKKTTLLLLTCLLFGNSFCFNVEAQSTGEQVYTIFQTHCSDAGCHNNSDAISGLDLQGAGVNAMLDVYNEIYRQQPNNTAAKEADFQLIYPGDPYRSSIFRYINNGMAGDVALLDLEDILDIHANIEMSDVEKETIRQWIVFGAPSSGEVIDPNLIEEFYAGGGIWASDPQNPPAKPDPSEGFQIHLGPIFLKPSDLSSGLLEDVEYLSKYYLPDYLGNVEVKEIETHIGSSHHFIIYEFTDQNAANNMPYGLRDVNHDNVVLVDAYQESRSTVLPKGTAFRWPKGSALDLNAHVINYTNTAITATDVFINVYTQEYGTAAQEMNVQLLPNFGISIPNDGQLDEEEAPYFLSFLPQQIHIWQITSHTHKYGKSFDVWLRNSNGTKGEHIFSANKYNGIPECETIEYDYLHPPTRTFSPFLPIRLSEGLIHRATYMNDGPSGVFWGATADDEMMITVISYVTSLDGVEIPDPSVCFIDEITDVEEIPVSTSPYIQLSLQPNPASQFTTLHISSPMASKGNLAIYDMVGRKVQLHENISFERGMNNELQLDVSSLDSGVYLLQLEDANGKKSGLKMIVQ comes from the coding sequence ATGAAAAAAACAACACTCCTACTGCTTACTTGTTTACTTTTTGGTAATTCTTTCTGCTTCAATGTGGAGGCGCAAAGTACTGGTGAACAGGTTTACACTATTTTTCAAACCCATTGCAGCGATGCTGGATGTCACAACAATTCGGATGCCATATCTGGTCTGGACTTGCAAGGCGCAGGTGTCAATGCGATGTTGGATGTTTACAACGAAATTTACCGACAACAACCCAACAATACGGCGGCAAAGGAAGCAGATTTCCAACTTATTTATCCAGGTGACCCTTATCGTAGTAGCATTTTTCGGTACATCAATAATGGTATGGCAGGAGATGTAGCGTTGTTGGATTTGGAGGATATCTTAGATATTCATGCAAATATTGAAATGTCGGATGTAGAAAAAGAAACGATTCGGCAATGGATTGTTTTTGGCGCACCGAGCAGTGGAGAGGTGATTGACCCAAATCTCATTGAAGAATTTTATGCAGGAGGAGGCATTTGGGCAAGTGACCCCCAAAATCCTCCTGCTAAACCTGACCCAAGTGAAGGTTTTCAAATTCATTTAGGCCCTATATTTTTGAAGCCATCAGACTTGTCTTCTGGTTTGCTGGAAGACGTTGAATACTTGTCTAAATACTATCTACCTGATTATCTTGGTAATGTAGAAGTCAAAGAGATAGAAACACACATTGGCAGTTCACATCACTTCATCATTTACGAATTTACCGATCAAAACGCCGCCAATAATATGCCTTATGGTTTGCGAGATGTTAACCACGACAATGTAGTGCTGGTAGATGCTTACCAAGAAAGCCGCTCGACTGTATTGCCGAAAGGGACGGCTTTTCGTTGGCCAAAAGGATCCGCTTTGGATCTCAATGCCCATGTGATCAATTATACCAATACTGCAATCACTGCTACTGATGTTTTTATCAATGTTTATACGCAAGAATACGGCACTGCTGCTCAAGAAATGAATGTGCAATTGTTGCCCAATTTTGGGATTTCGATTCCCAATGATGGACAATTGGATGAAGAAGAAGCACCCTATTTTTTGAGTTTTTTGCCCCAACAAATTCATATCTGGCAAATAACCTCGCATACCCACAAATACGGCAAAAGTTTTGATGTGTGGCTTCGCAATTCCAACGGTACGAAGGGTGAACACATTTTTAGTGCCAACAAATACAATGGAATTCCTGAATGTGAAACCATTGAATACGACTACCTTCATCCACCTACTCGAACATTTAGTCCCTTCTTACCCATACGTTTGTCGGAAGGTTTGATTCACCGAGCTACTTATATGAACGATGGGCCAAGCGGTGTTTTTTGGGGAGCAACTGCAGATGACGAAATGATGATTACGGTTATTTCTTATGTCACAAGCCTTGATGGGGTAGAAATACCCGATCCTTCTGTTTGTTTTATAGATGAAATAACCGATGTTGAAGAAATCCCTGTAAGCACTTCACCTTATATTCAGTTGTCATTACAGCCCAATCCTGCAAGCCAATTCACGACATTGCACATTAGCAGTCCCATGGCTTCAAAGGGAAATTTAGCAATTTATGATATGGTTGGCAGAAAAGTACAGTTGCATGAAAATATTTCTTTTGAAAGAGGCATGAACAATGAGTTACAATTGGATGTCAGCAGCTTGGACAGTGGTGTTTATTTGCTGCAATTGGAGGATGCAAACGGGAAAAAATCTGGGTTGAAGATGATAGTACAATAA
- a CDS encoding alkene reductase: MSTNTTTQPLLAPIQMGDLLLSNRMAMAPLTRNRADNPDSAPTDLHVEYYSQRAGAGLIISEGSQVSERGVGYIYTAGIHNAAQIEGWKKVTKAVHNKEGHIFCQLWHVGRISHPDFHNGELPLAPSAINPKAQAYTQNGFTDTVTPKAMSTEEIKTAIDEFRQGAANAIEAGFDGVEIHAANGYLVHQFIAKCANHRTDEYGGSIENRSRFLFELLEAVATEIPLNRVGIRLNPMAHGFSGMSIDEETLPIFEYIVKKLGELTINGASLAYLHIMQPFGDVSEVSHAITNVTQHFRPLFKGILMTNNGFNQASGNAIIAENHADMVAYGKLFIANPDLPKRFEAHAELNRWDSKTFYTQGKEGYTDYPFLK; this comes from the coding sequence ATGAGTACCAATACAACAACACAACCCTTACTTGCCCCAATTCAGATGGGCGATTTACTACTGTCCAATCGAATGGCGATGGCACCACTTACCCGCAATCGTGCAGACAACCCCGATAGTGCGCCAACCGATTTGCATGTCGAATATTACAGTCAAAGAGCAGGCGCAGGTTTGATTATTTCGGAAGGTTCGCAGGTTTCGGAGCGAGGTGTAGGCTACATCTATACGGCGGGTATTCACAACGCAGCCCAAATTGAAGGTTGGAAAAAAGTGACCAAGGCGGTGCATAACAAGGAAGGACACATTTTTTGTCAATTGTGGCACGTTGGACGCATTTCACATCCCGATTTTCACAACGGAGAACTGCCCTTAGCACCTTCTGCCATCAACCCCAAAGCACAGGCTTACACCCAAAATGGTTTTACTGATACTGTCACGCCCAAAGCCATGAGTACAGAAGAAATCAAAACTGCTATTGATGAATTTCGGCAAGGAGCTGCAAATGCCATAGAAGCGGGTTTTGATGGCGTTGAAATCCATGCAGCAAATGGTTATTTGGTTCATCAATTTATTGCCAAATGTGCGAATCACCGCACCGATGAATATGGTGGCAGCATCGAAAACCGCAGCCGTTTTTTGTTTGAATTGTTGGAGGCAGTAGCCACCGAAATTCCCTTGAACCGAGTCGGTATTCGCTTGAATCCAATGGCGCATGGGTTTTCGGGTATGAGCATTGACGAAGAAACGCTGCCGATTTTTGAATACATCGTAAAAAAATTAGGAGAACTGACCATCAATGGAGCATCTTTAGCTTATTTACACATCATGCAACCTTTTGGAGATGTGAGTGAAGTTTCACACGCTATCACCAATGTTACCCAACATTTTCGCCCATTATTCAAAGGTATATTGATGACCAACAACGGCTTCAATCAAGCGAGTGGCAATGCCATCATTGCAGAAAATCATGCGGATATGGTTGCTTACGGAAAATTGTTCATTGCCAATCCCGATTTGCCGAAACGTTTTGAAGCCCACGCAGAATTAAATCGTTGGGATAGCAAAACTTTTTATACGCAAGGCAAAGAAGGGTATACGGATTATCCTTTCTTGAAATAA